A part of Acropora palmata chromosome 8, jaAcrPala1.3, whole genome shotgun sequence genomic DNA contains:
- the LOC141888883 gene encoding calcineurin subunit B type 1 — MGNEVSLPGDMVTHFDADEIKRLGKRFRKLDLDKSGALSVEEFMSLPELQQNPLVQRVIDIFDTDGNGEVDFKEFIEGVSQFSVKGDKESKLKFAFRIYDMDNDGFISNGELFQVLKMMVGNNLKETQLQQIVDKTVINADKDGDGKISFSEFCAVVGNMDVHKKMVVDV, encoded by the exons ATG GGAAACGAAGTTTCACTCCCGGGAGATATGGTGACTCATT TTGACGCAGACGAAATCAAACGGCTTGGAAAGAGATTTCGAAAACTCGACCTGGACAAATCGGGCGCTCTGTCCGTCGAGGAGTTTATGTCTCTTCCTGAACTACAACAGAATCCTCTAGTTCAAAGAGTTATCGATATTTTTGACACAGATGGAAATGGCGAGGTTGACTTTAAAG AATTCATAGAAGGGGTTTCACAGTTCAGTGTTAAAGGTGACAAAGAATCCAAGCTAAAAT TTGCTTTTAGAATATATGACATGGACAATGATGGTTTCATTTCAAATGGAGAACTTTTCCAAGTTCTTAAGATGATGGTTGGAAACAACTTGAAAGAAACCCAGCTTCAACAAATTGTGGATAAAACTGTAATAAATGCTGACAAAGATGGTGATGGGAAAATCTCTTTTAGTGAATTTTGTGCT